One Bacteriovorax sp. PP10 DNA window includes the following coding sequences:
- a CDS encoding KpsF/GutQ family sugar-phosphate isomerase, whose protein sequence is MTHSKTMADVLKLEAESLIRSAELLEKHHNKDVEKLTVLFDQLRATGSTLIFCGVGKSGIIAQKCAATFTSLGLPSFFLHPTEALHGDLGRVGKNDAIVLLSKSGTTEEILKLMPFLQTPKSHRIALVGNTKSPVSEFCDIVFDCSVEREACINNQAPTNSSTLAMAMADAMAVLFEKYIGLSKEGFAVNHPGGILGKSLRMKVRDLTIFAENCPILTSTQNLQDAILAMTKFPVGGCAVVDKGEFKGILVEGDIRRTFTRENQGLQTSVDAIMNRTPTSVHPDQLAFEALELMESKTRSFQLLPVVEGTKFLGFIRLHDLLKEGFSLKG, encoded by the coding sequence ATGACCCACTCAAAGACCATGGCAGATGTACTGAAACTTGAAGCTGAATCTCTGATTAGATCAGCGGAACTTTTAGAAAAACACCACAACAAAGATGTGGAAAAGCTTACGGTGCTTTTTGACCAATTAAGAGCAACTGGTTCAACACTGATCTTTTGTGGAGTAGGAAAGTCCGGCATTATCGCTCAGAAGTGTGCAGCGACTTTTACTTCTCTTGGTTTGCCCTCTTTTTTCCTTCACCCAACTGAAGCACTTCACGGAGATTTAGGGAGAGTCGGGAAAAACGACGCCATCGTTTTATTGAGTAAGTCAGGAACGACTGAAGAAATTTTAAAGTTAATGCCTTTTTTACAAACTCCAAAATCTCACCGCATAGCTTTAGTGGGGAACACTAAATCTCCTGTGTCTGAATTTTGCGATATCGTTTTTGACTGTTCGGTTGAAAGAGAAGCTTGCATCAACAATCAAGCTCCAACAAACAGTTCAACTCTGGCGATGGCAATGGCAGACGCCATGGCCGTATTATTTGAAAAATACATCGGCCTATCAAAAGAAGGATTTGCCGTTAACCACCCAGGTGGCATTTTAGGTAAGTCACTTCGTATGAAAGTGCGCGACTTAACAATCTTTGCAGAAAACTGCCCGATCTTAACTTCAACACAAAATCTTCAGGACGCCATCTTAGCTATGACGAAATTCCCGGTTGGTGGATGTGCTGTGGTTGATAAAGGTGAGTTTAAAGGAATTTTAGTGGAAGGTGATATAAGACGCACTTTCACGAGAGAGAATCAGGGATTACAAACATCAGTAGATGCAATAATGAATAGAACGCCAACAAGTGTACACCCAGACCAACTTGCTTTTGAAGCACTGGAGTTAATGGAGTCAAAGACGAGATCATTCCAACTGCTTCCAGTTGTGGAAGGGACAAAGTTTTTAGGCTTTATCCGTCTTCATGATCTCTTGAAAGAAGGCTTTTCTCTTAAAGGCTAA